The Impatiens glandulifera chromosome 3, dImpGla2.1, whole genome shotgun sequence genome contains a region encoding:
- the LOC124930221 gene encoding secreted RxLR effector protein 161-like — protein sequence MKNVPYSNAIGSVMYLMVSTRPDIAYTVSCLSRFMSNPGISHWNALKWLLRYLKTTVDVGLTFSKCFVGTKLVGYVDSNYANDSDNRKSTTSYVFTLCDSCISWKSQLQSIVALSTTESEYVAATEAFKEAIWLRAVLSEIGFLDKNVVVFSDSQSAIQLYKNPVFHDRTKHIDVRWRLLGIGWPNIVAQSLLTRLLDLT from the exons atgaagaatgtgcctTATTCCAATGCAATAGGGTCTGTTATGTATCTCATGGTTAGTACTAGGCCTGATATTGCATATACAGTTAGTTGCTTGAGTAGATTTATGTCTAACCCTGGTATTTCTCATTGGAATGCTTTGAAATGGcttttgagatatctaaaaACCACTGTTGATGTTGGCTTGACTTTCTCTAAGTGTTTTGTAGGTACAAAGTTGGTTGGTTATGTAGATTCCAATTATGCTAATGATAGTGATAATAGAAAGTCTACTACTTCCTATGTGTTTACATTGTGTGATTCTTGCATAAGTTGGAAGTCTCAACTTCAATCCATTGTTGCTTTATCTACTACAGAATCTGAGTATGTAGCTGCCACTGAAGCCTTTAAGGAAGCAATTTGGCTTAGGGCtgttttgtctgaaattggttttcttgacaaaaatgtggTTGTGTTTTCTGATAGTCAATCTGCTATTCAACTATATAAAAATCCTGTTTTTCATGATAGaactaaacatattgatgttag gtggagattgttgggtattggttggcccaacattgtggccCAATCTCTATTAACCCGCTTattggacttgacctaa